One Candidatus Hydrogenedentota bacterium genomic window carries:
- a CDS encoding FtsX-like permease family protein — MGIWRLAGREIVYRKMDFALGVAAVFLAMGCLVGISTLLRAHDVRVAGLNAKKEAETSALMAVAQDDYRKMMKTMGYNVVILNKEEDLSQFWTQGFAAKTMPEELVTRLCESDIATIQHLLPQIYEKILWTEQNNCPIILIGVRGEVPHRHSNQKEPMLDPVAKDTMRIGHALARKLGLKPGDKVELMGAPFTVAQVHEERGNSDDASVWIHMEQAQRLLGKPGRINAILALSCLCAKGDLDKISQQIAAILPETQVVHRIPEALIRLDARYRVAALSQETIAKETAFHTRLAEQREVLASWLIPLAIVASMLWIGLLAWMNVRERRAELGVLRALGLRSAQILALFLARAALAGMAGAWTGYAAGFAAGIAWSAADNVPVSAAVVRSLFDVRLLALALVLAPLQACIASWLPALIAARQDPAEILREG; from the coding sequence ATGGGTATTTGGCGTTTGGCCGGTCGGGAAATTGTGTACCGCAAAATGGATTTTGCGTTGGGCGTTGCGGCGGTGTTTCTCGCCATGGGATGCCTCGTCGGCATTTCAACGTTGCTGCGCGCGCACGATGTCCGGGTGGCCGGGTTGAACGCGAAAAAAGAGGCCGAAACGTCCGCCCTGATGGCGGTGGCGCAGGACGACTACCGCAAGATGATGAAAACCATGGGCTACAACGTCGTCATCCTGAACAAGGAAGAGGACCTCAGCCAATTCTGGACCCAGGGTTTCGCCGCCAAGACCATGCCGGAAGAACTCGTCACCCGCCTGTGCGAGTCCGACATTGCAACCATTCAGCACCTGCTGCCCCAAATCTACGAAAAGATCCTCTGGACCGAGCAAAACAATTGCCCGATTATTCTTATCGGCGTGCGCGGCGAGGTTCCCCACCGCCACAGCAACCAAAAGGAACCGATGCTGGATCCGGTCGCGAAGGACACTATGCGGATTGGTCATGCCTTGGCTCGAAAACTGGGACTCAAGCCCGGCGACAAGGTCGAATTGATGGGCGCGCCGTTTACCGTCGCGCAGGTGCACGAGGAGCGCGGCAACAGCGACGACGCCAGCGTTTGGATTCACATGGAACAGGCCCAGCGCCTGCTCGGAAAGCCGGGTCGGATCAATGCCATCCTCGCGTTGAGCTGCCTGTGCGCCAAGGGCGACTTGGACAAAATCAGCCAACAAATCGCGGCCATTCTGCCCGAAACGCAGGTTGTCCATCGCATTCCCGAAGCGCTGATTCGGCTCGACGCGCGGTACCGTGTCGCCGCGTTGAGCCAAGAAACCATCGCGAAGGAAACCGCCTTTCACACTCGTCTCGCTGAACAGCGGGAGGTCCTCGCGTCGTGGCTGATCCCATTGGCCATTGTCGCCTCGATGCTCTGGATCGGCCTGTTGGCCTGGATGAACGTGCGCGAGCGCCGGGCCGAACTCGGCGTGTTGCGCGCGCTTGGATTGCGATCGGCACAAATCCTCGCGCTTTTCCTGGCGCGCGCGGCGCTGGCCGGCATGGCAGGCGCATGGACCGGTTACGCCGCCGGTTTCGCGGCCGGCATCGCATGGAGCGCGGCCGACAACGTGCCGGTGTCCGCCGCCGTTGTGCGTTCCCTCTTCGATGTTCGATTGCTGGCGCTGGCGCTTGTCCTGGCGCCGTTGCAGGCGTGCATTGCGAGCTGGTTGCCCGCACTGATAGCCGCACGCCAGGATCCGGCCGAGATCCTCCGCGAGGGATGA